One Gimesia aquarii DNA segment encodes these proteins:
- a CDS encoding alpha-amylase/4-alpha-glucanotransferase domain-containing protein — MGCRLRLVLVIHNHQPVGNFEGVFEESYQNSYQPFLDVLSNYPDIPFSLHTSGSLMEWLVDVHPEYIDRVRGLAESGQVEILGGPFYEPILAGIPRRDRIGQILAYTDYLKKLFGTPIRGMWVPERVWEQAFASDLVDAGMEYTLLDDSHFSAAGVRADEMHGYYLSEDEGRLLKIFPDNETLRYQIPFTDPVETIHYLKQIADHQPNSVVVFGDDGEKFGAWPGTYDHVYRDGWLKKFLDLLQQNSDWLKVTTLSEAVDSVSPLGSCYLPDASYREMTEWALSPERQLELAELKEKFAPVEGFDRLKPYLRGGFWRNFRVKYAELNEMYARMLEVSDRLQDLEETGVDAENIPLLNEARVELYRAQCNCPYWHGAFGGLYLPHLRNAIYKHLISADSLMEKITRSEPNWITVDAADFNLDARQEVRLASNRLVSYLAPARGGHLYELDVRGAKQNLLATLNRRPEPYHEIIRKAAQEKRDGSQNGEELGKIHNAVNFKQPDLDKKLKYDETPRKSLVDHFYQPGLDIQTAIDGGGEVGDFVQGVFQSSMRRTDDYCEVRMIRKGHVGPYQIEMTKTVSLAKGAAGTLEFHYELEQLPTDVPFHFGVEFNFAGMAAGASDRYFYNHLGKQLGELGAQLDLEKIDRIGLVDEWLGLDAALDLSSPANIWTFPIETISQSEGGYELVHQSSVVIPRWEFVADEQGHWSVSITLSLDTSAAQAKALSEAAASGA, encoded by the coding sequence ATGGGCTGTCGACTTCGGCTCGTATTAGTCATTCACAACCATCAACCAGTTGGGAATTTTGAAGGGGTTTTCGAAGAATCCTATCAAAACAGCTATCAGCCATTTCTGGATGTTTTATCAAATTACCCTGATATTCCCTTTTCATTACATACTTCAGGTAGCTTGATGGAATGGCTGGTCGATGTGCATCCTGAATACATCGACAGAGTACGGGGATTAGCTGAATCTGGTCAAGTAGAGATTCTAGGTGGACCGTTTTATGAGCCCATTCTGGCGGGAATTCCTCGGCGTGACCGAATTGGGCAAATCCTGGCTTATACTGATTACCTGAAGAAATTGTTTGGAACTCCCATCAGGGGAATGTGGGTTCCAGAACGTGTCTGGGAGCAGGCATTTGCTTCGGATCTAGTCGATGCGGGCATGGAATATACTCTCCTTGATGACTCACATTTTAGTGCTGCCGGAGTTCGTGCTGATGAGATGCACGGCTATTATCTGTCGGAAGACGAAGGCCGTTTACTAAAGATCTTTCCAGACAACGAAACATTGCGTTATCAAATACCGTTTACAGATCCCGTGGAGACCATCCATTATCTGAAACAGATTGCCGATCACCAGCCCAATTCAGTTGTAGTCTTTGGTGACGATGGCGAGAAATTTGGAGCCTGGCCTGGAACTTATGACCATGTTTATCGTGATGGCTGGTTGAAAAAATTTCTAGATCTGCTGCAACAAAACAGTGACTGGTTAAAAGTAACAACGCTTTCCGAAGCCGTCGACTCGGTCTCACCTTTGGGGAGTTGTTATCTTCCCGATGCCAGCTATCGTGAGATGACGGAGTGGGCACTTTCACCGGAACGTCAGCTCGAACTGGCAGAATTAAAAGAAAAGTTTGCTCCTGTAGAAGGCTTTGATCGATTGAAGCCTTATCTACGGGGAGGTTTTTGGCGCAACTTTCGTGTGAAATACGCCGAACTCAATGAAATGTATGCCAGAATGTTAGAGGTCAGTGATCGATTGCAAGACCTGGAAGAAACAGGAGTCGATGCCGAGAATATCCCTTTGCTGAATGAAGCGCGCGTGGAATTGTATCGGGCACAATGTAATTGCCCATATTGGCATGGAGCCTTTGGAGGCTTGTATTTACCACATCTCCGAAATGCTATCTATAAGCATTTGATTTCAGCAGATTCTTTAATGGAAAAGATCACTCGCTCCGAACCAAACTGGATTACTGTTGATGCTGCGGATTTCAATCTGGATGCGCGTCAGGAAGTTCGACTGGCCAGCAATCGTCTCGTAAGCTACCTCGCACCTGCAAGAGGGGGGCATCTTTATGAATTGGATGTACGGGGGGCAAAACAGAATCTTCTTGCAACATTGAATCGTCGTCCTGAACCCTACCATGAAATCATCCGTAAAGCGGCACAGGAGAAACGGGATGGGAGCCAGAATGGAGAAGAACTTGGGAAGATTCATAATGCAGTCAATTTCAAACAGCCTGATCTGGACAAGAAATTGAAATATGATGAGACCCCTCGCAAATCGTTGGTTGATCATTTCTATCAACCTGGCCTCGATATACAGACTGCGATCGATGGTGGAGGAGAAGTGGGGGATTTTGTGCAGGGAGTTTTTCAAAGCTCGATGCGTCGCACTGATGATTACTGCGAAGTACGTATGATACGTAAGGGGCATGTCGGTCCTTACCAGATTGAAATGACCAAGACTGTATCATTAGCAAAAGGAGCAGCAGGTACCCTGGAATTTCATTACGAACTAGAGCAGTTACCCACCGATGTACCATTCCATTTTGGTGTGGAATTTAATTTTGCGGGAATGGCCGCCGGGGCGAGTGACCGTTATTTCTATAACCATCTGGGTAAGCAACTGGGAGAGTTGGGTGCTCAATTGGACCTGGAAAAAATAGATCGAATTGGCTTGGTTGACGAATGGCTGGGGCTGGATGCTGCGTTGGATTTATCCTCGCCTGCTAATATTTGGACCTTTCCCATTGAAACGATCAGTCAGTCAGAGGGGGGATATGAACTGGTGCATCAGAGTTCGGTTGTCATTCCCCGTTGGGAATTTGTGGCTGACGAACAGGGACACTGGTCAGTGAGTATTACCCTGTCACTTGATACCTCAGCCGCTCAAGCCAAAGCGCTTAGTGAAGCAGCCGCTTCCGGAGCATGA
- a CDS encoding DUF4921 family protein, translating to MSVIRTDPLTGFTTIFAPERAKRPIAIAKTAPFDEDIQVQMETDPFAEGKESETTLEVYAVRTSQSEPNQPGWSLRVVANKYPALIPSNDPSSDQNSYGVHEVIVECPQFETQVTRLGLSQFQEIFRAYRNRVAVHRCDPQLNYVIVFKNQGILGGASLGHAHSQLVASQVVPESLSQELETAQRYLEQHENSLFSTFSQEMPSGFSGLVTSTTHFNVVCPYASRFAFETWIVPRTLRTHFDDSTDQELDDLAQTSRRLLLALEEILGSHDFNYVIQTPPFDTTKESGYAWSLRIYPRLAHLAGFELSTNMFINPVFPEQAIKHLKKQLGS from the coding sequence ATGTCTGTCATCCGCACTGATCCATTAACGGGTTTTACGACGATCTTTGCGCCGGAACGTGCCAAGCGTCCCATTGCTATCGCGAAAACTGCTCCATTCGATGAAGATATTCAAGTGCAAATGGAAACCGATCCTTTCGCTGAAGGGAAAGAATCGGAGACAACTCTCGAAGTCTATGCAGTGCGTACTTCACAAAGTGAACCGAATCAGCCCGGCTGGAGTTTAAGAGTGGTGGCGAATAAGTATCCAGCACTCATTCCCTCTAACGATCCATCTTCAGATCAAAATTCATACGGTGTGCATGAAGTCATTGTCGAATGTCCTCAATTTGAAACTCAAGTGACTCGGTTGGGACTTTCCCAATTTCAGGAGATCTTTCGTGCGTATCGCAATCGCGTAGCCGTACATCGGTGCGACCCTCAATTGAATTATGTGATCGTCTTCAAAAATCAGGGAATTCTTGGTGGGGCTTCGTTGGGGCACGCACACTCACAACTCGTCGCCAGTCAGGTTGTTCCCGAATCTTTATCTCAGGAGCTAGAAACGGCTCAACGATATCTGGAGCAACATGAGAATTCTCTTTTCAGTACATTCTCTCAGGAGATGCCATCAGGATTTTCGGGGCTGGTGACTTCAACCACACACTTTAATGTCGTTTGTCCCTATGCCAGTCGCTTTGCCTTTGAAACCTGGATTGTGCCTCGTACTCTAAGGACGCATTTTGACGATTCTACTGACCAGGAGCTGGATGATTTGGCCCAGACCAGCCGACGTCTGCTGTTGGCTTTGGAAGAAATTCTGGGAAGTCACGACTTTAATTATGTCATTCAAACACCACCCTTTGATACTACTAAAGAATCTGGCTACGCGTGGAGCCTGCGAATTTACCCAAGATTAGCACATCTGGCAGGCTTTGAACTCTCGACGAACATGTTTATCAATCCAGTTTTTCCTGAACAGGCTATCAAACATCTCAAAAAACAGCTCGGATCCTGA
- the glgA gene encoding glycogen synthase GlgA has product MKIVLASSEAIPFAKTGGLADVASALSKALAEAGHEVSLFLPYYPQSTARRGINADDFETCPEKVIISVGSKDVEASLLKAKFPNSNVSVYLVDQPRYFDRPELYHEGGCDYQDNCERFIFFSRSVLEFVDKLNLKPDVIHSNDWQTGLIPALLNIEYQDRPGFEKTASIYTIHNMAFQGQYWHWDMLLTGIDWKYFNRHQMEFFGQLNLLKTGIVFSDMITTVSPTYANEIRTERFGYGLHGVLDSHADRLVGILNGVDPSEWNPETDPNIEANYSAKTVEEGKPRCKAALQARLGLPQRPDVPLLGTISRMTDQKGFSLILDAAENLLTTDVQMIFLGTGDPLHEVAFTNLAKRFPDKVATYIGFDEALAHQIEAGLDIFLMPSQFEPCGLNQMYSLIYGTVPLVHEVGGLADSVIDASGENLENGTANGFSFWHFDATVLYRQMRRAVEMYSDKQNWNQLIQTGMTKDWSWNQSAQNYLSVYQRACSLRACKTESVSSSP; this is encoded by the coding sequence ATGAAAATCGTTTTAGCAAGTTCAGAGGCGATTCCATTTGCAAAGACGGGCGGACTGGCCGATGTCGCTTCCGCTTTGTCAAAAGCATTGGCAGAAGCAGGACATGAAGTCAGCTTGTTTTTGCCTTATTATCCTCAATCAACTGCCAGACGGGGTATCAACGCAGACGATTTTGAAACTTGTCCAGAGAAAGTCATCATTTCTGTAGGTAGTAAGGATGTCGAAGCCAGCTTGTTGAAAGCAAAATTTCCCAATTCCAATGTCTCGGTCTATTTGGTAGATCAACCTCGCTATTTTGATCGTCCCGAATTATATCATGAGGGGGGTTGCGATTATCAGGACAATTGTGAGCGATTTATTTTCTTCAGTCGCTCTGTTCTTGAATTCGTAGATAAACTGAACCTGAAGCCGGATGTAATTCATTCCAATGACTGGCAGACCGGATTGATACCCGCGCTTTTGAATATTGAATATCAGGATCGTCCCGGTTTTGAAAAGACGGCTTCTATTTATACCATTCATAATATGGCATTTCAGGGCCAATATTGGCATTGGGACATGTTGTTGACAGGGATTGACTGGAAATATTTTAATCGCCATCAAATGGAATTCTTCGGTCAGCTAAACCTTCTGAAAACCGGTATTGTTTTCTCAGACATGATTACCACAGTCAGTCCGACCTATGCAAATGAAATTCGAACAGAGCGATTCGGTTATGGTTTACATGGAGTGCTTGACTCACATGCAGATCGCTTGGTAGGCATTTTGAATGGTGTGGATCCGAGTGAGTGGAACCCGGAAACCGATCCGAATATCGAAGCAAATTATAGTGCGAAAACTGTTGAAGAAGGCAAGCCCCGGTGTAAAGCAGCTTTGCAAGCGCGATTGGGATTGCCGCAACGGCCAGATGTGCCTTTGCTAGGCACAATTTCCCGAATGACTGATCAAAAAGGATTTTCGTTGATTCTTGATGCGGCAGAAAATCTACTAACTACTGATGTGCAGATGATTTTTCTGGGAACGGGAGATCCATTACACGAAGTGGCATTTACGAATCTGGCAAAACGATTTCCAGATAAGGTGGCGACCTATATTGGCTTTGATGAAGCACTGGCCCATCAGATAGAAGCCGGGTTGGATATTTTTCTGATGCCCAGTCAATTTGAGCCATGTGGGTTAAACCAGATGTATAGCCTCATTTATGGAACGGTGCCACTCGTGCATGAAGTCGGGGGACTGGCTGATTCGGTCATCGATGCATCCGGAGAAAATCTCGAAAACGGAACAGCAAACGGTTTTTCATTCTGGCACTTTGATGCCACAGTGTTATATAGGCAGATGCGTCGTGCCGTTGAGATGTATTCTGACAAACAAAACTGGAACCAGCTGATACAAACAGGCATGACGAAAGACTGGTCCTGGAACCAGAGTGCCCAAAATTATCTCTCCGTTTATCAGCGCGCCTGCAGCCTTCGCGCCTGCAAAACGGAATCCGTTTCTTCCTCTCCTTGA
- a CDS encoding sensor histidine kinase, which produces MNDPSVFKDESTTEGLTPNEPPQSGSASKTVPNSQSQIHHDAFSWELPAEEITLRIRWFGLCVGYVLVNLVGNNSAIQVSQLNWILTLGAVFALADTYFSFRGRVFLGEWPIIISVMEALFIGLLCHYDAGLNSPFRFYYFLSLIVCSIRHSPSIAYITLALHLASFTTLLFTSPSVPKDWPTQLMLMIVWMGWVAWASIAFSRLVKRASMELSVANAQLKQNQELLEERIARRTSDLQESQALLIQQEKHAAFGLLAAGIAHEVGNPLAGISSLVQLWNRQNNDEYTNKRLEEVDGQLQRIQRILRELIDFSRPATSERNRCNINELITESLNISKYYKRKKGKKIITRFAENLPIVQVVRDQLVQVILNLILNAMDATEEGESIEITTEAKAGQILISVHDNGHGIRDEDKEKLFQPYFTTKAKGTGLGLFVCKNILEHSNSGSIEIDDTVKDGARFIVSLNCDELNGLADIPPGQANEIKFVTT; this is translated from the coding sequence ATGAATGATCCATCGGTATTTAAGGATGAATCTACTACTGAAGGCTTAACCCCAAATGAGCCTCCACAATCAGGTTCTGCCTCTAAAACTGTGCCGAATTCACAATCCCAAATTCATCATGATGCCTTTTCATGGGAACTACCGGCGGAAGAAATCACTCTGAGAATTCGCTGGTTTGGCCTTTGTGTCGGCTATGTGCTGGTAAATTTAGTCGGAAATAACTCTGCCATTCAAGTTTCTCAGTTAAACTGGATACTGACCTTGGGCGCTGTCTTTGCTTTGGCGGACACCTACTTCAGCTTTCGCGGTCGTGTCTTTCTAGGAGAGTGGCCGATCATCATCTCGGTGATGGAAGCGTTATTTATTGGATTACTCTGCCACTATGATGCGGGCTTGAACAGTCCTTTCCGCTTTTATTATTTCCTCTCCTTGATCGTCTGCTCGATTCGGCATTCTCCATCGATCGCTTACATTACGTTAGCTCTTCATCTTGCTAGCTTCACAACGCTCCTGTTTACCAGTCCCTCGGTTCCCAAGGACTGGCCTACACAATTGATGTTGATGATTGTCTGGATGGGTTGGGTCGCCTGGGCCAGTATTGCATTTTCCAGACTGGTCAAGCGAGCAAGTATGGAGCTTTCTGTTGCCAACGCACAGCTCAAACAAAATCAAGAACTCCTGGAAGAACGAATTGCACGCCGCACCAGTGATCTGCAAGAATCGCAGGCACTTCTTATTCAGCAGGAAAAACATGCTGCCTTTGGCCTATTGGCGGCCGGAATCGCCCATGAAGTTGGTAATCCACTGGCAGGTATCAGCTCTTTAGTCCAACTATGGAATCGTCAGAATAACGATGAATATACCAACAAACGACTTGAAGAAGTGGATGGCCAATTACAAAGAATACAACGTATTCTACGGGAACTGATCGACTTCAGCCGCCCGGCAACCAGCGAACGAAATCGTTGTAATATTAATGAACTCATTACAGAGTCATTAAATATCTCAAAATATTATAAACGCAAAAAAGGGAAAAAGATCATTACCCGTTTTGCTGAGAACTTACCAATCGTCCAAGTGGTTCGAGACCAGCTTGTCCAGGTGATTCTCAATTTAATTTTAAACGCGATGGATGCTACTGAAGAGGGCGAATCGATCGAAATTACCACCGAAGCGAAAGCCGGTCAAATTCTGATCTCAGTCCACGACAATGGTCATGGAATCCGAGACGAAGATAAAGAGAAACTGTTTCAACCTTACTTTACCACAAAAGCAAAAGGCACTGGTCTGGGTTTGTTTGTTTGTAAAAATATTCTTGAACATTCAAACTCAGGTTCAATTGAAATTGATGATACAGTAAAAGATGGTGCGAGATTTATTGTCTCACTCAATTGTGACGAACTCAATGGTCTGGCAGATATCCCTCCCGGTCAGGCGAATGAAATTAAATTTGTAACGACATGA